The Candidatus Thiothrix anitrata genome includes the window ACCGCCAGAAGTATCGACGAAGCGGTACGCTTAGCAGACGAAATTGGCTACCCGCTGGTGGTACGCCCGTCTTACGTGCTGGGCGGACGGGCGATGGAAATCGTTTACCACGAAAACGAATTGCGCCGTTACATGACCACGGCAGTTTCTGTATCCAACGATTCGCCGGTATTGCTCGACCGTTATCTGGATGATGCGATTGAAGTGGACGTGGACGCGATTTGTGACGGGGACACCGTGTTGATCGGCGGGATTATGCAGCACATTGAACAGGCGGGTATCCACTCCGGTGACTCGGCGTGTTCCTTGCCACCGTATTCTTTGCGTGCTGACATCCAAGACCAATTGCGTGAGCAAATGACACAAATGGGCAAAGCCCTCAATGTGGTTGGTTTAATGAATGCGCAGTTCGCCATCAAGGGCGACGACGTATACGTGCTGGAAGTGAACCCGCGTGCCTCACGTACTGTGCCATTCGTGTCCAAAGCCATCGGTCGTCCGCTGGCAAAAGTGGCGGCACGTTGCATGGCTGGTCAAAGTTTGGCAAGCCAAAACGCACTGAACGAAATCATTCCGTCCTACTACGCGGTGAAAGAAGCGGTATTCCCGTTCATCAAATTCCCCGGTGTTGACCCCATCCTTAGCCCCGAAATGAAATCCACGGGCGAAGTCATGGGTGTGGGCAGAACCTTTGCCGAAGCCTTCGGCAAGGCGCAATACGCAGCAGGTGAAGTTTACCCAACGTCTGGTGTGGCGTTCATCAGTGTGCGCGAAGCAGACCGCCGCCATTTGAAAGAAATCGGTGAAATGTTGGTTGAGCAGGGTTTCAGGATCGTTGCCACCCGTGGTACAGCCCGCGAATTGCAAAACGTTGGTGTCACCTGCGAAATCGTCAATAAAATGCGTGAAGGTCGCCCCAATATCGTCGATATGATCAAGAACGAAGAAATCGACTTGATCGTAAACACGACCGAAGGCGAACAGTCGACCCGCGACTCGTTTGAGATTCGCCGCGAAGCCTTGCAGCACAAAGTGACCTACACCACCACGATTGAGGGTGCGCGGGCATTGTGCAAAGCGATGGCCTATACAGATAGTGAGCAAGTGTATTGCTTGCAAGATTTACATCAGGAAATAACAGAACAAGGGGTTTGAAGCGATGAGTACTAGACCACCGCTAACATTGAAGGGTTCCGAACGTTTGAAGGCTGAATTGCAGCGTTTGAAAATGGAGGAACGTCCGCAAATTATTCAGGCAATTGCGACCGCCCGCGAACACGGCGATTTGAAAGAAAATGCTGAATACCATGCAGCACGTGAGCAGCAAAGTTTCTGCGAAGGGCGTATTAAGGAGCTGGAAAGCACCTTGTCGATGGCGCAAGTCATTGATGTGGTTGCTGTGGGTGCGATGAATCCCGGCAAAGTCGTATTTGGCGCAACCGTGCAATTAGAGGAGGTCGAAACCGGCGAAACCATCACCTATCAAATTGTGGGTGACATTGAGGCCGATATTAAGCATAACCGTGTGGCGGTTTCCTCGCCAATTGCGCGGGCAATGATTGGTAAGGAAGAGGGTGATGTGGCGGTGGTGCAGGCACCCGGCGGGGTGCGTGAGTACGAAATTGTTGAAGTAAACTATCAATAGTATCAAGTGATGCGACCTTATTGACGCATGCTTGTTGATTTACAGGAAAAATTTTGTGATGAAAGCATTGTGGCGTTCATTTCAGGTCGCAGTGGCGATGTTAACGCGCCTACCAGCCCCTCCGATTGAAAGCTTTACAGCTGAAGAAAAAGGGCGTGGGTTAATTTGGTTGCCTATTATTGGTGCGCTAATGGGGGGCGTGTTAGCCGCTACTGCGGTGTGGCTACTTCCCGATGTTGAGCCGATTTTAGCTTCTGTCATTTTATTGACGTTGTGGCTGTTTGTCAGTGAATTACATCATTTAGATGCATTGGCTCAGTGTGTTAGTGGGTGGTTATTTGGTAACGCTGTCGACACTGATGCCGATACATTACCGAGTAATCATTTAGGCGTGGTTGGTGTGATTGCACTGGTCATGATGATGAAATTCTCAGCCTTGGCGGTATTGTTGGAATACGACAATTGGATTTATATCTTACTGGCTCCAGTGATTGCGCGATTTTTGGTGATTGCTCTGATTGGTTTTACACCCGTTGCGCGTAACGAGGTATTGGCTCACGAGTTCAATATCGAATTTCCTTATGTTGCGTTATTTTTGTGGTTACTGGTGGCAATTCCTGCCGCATTGGTGATCGGAATGCCAATGTTTGTGATGTTTGTGGCATTGTTATTGTTGCGCTTTCGGATGATGCGTCATTCGGGCGGAGTGACTTGGCCTTCGATTGGGGCGAGTATTGTGTTGTTGGAAACGTTGGGGCTGTTTGGGGCGGCGGTGTTGGCTTAATCAACGTAAGGTGGTTAATGCCGAGGGTAAGGTGCGTTAATTTTTAAGCGAAGAAAACTCGCGGTGCTCAGACAAAACTTCGCTTAAAATTAACACACCTTGCCCTCTGTACTACGTGCCACCCTTGGTACTAAGTGATTACATTGGCGGCTTCGCGACCAGTGAAGGCTTGAATTTGAGCCACTTGTTCGGCGATTGCCAGTAGGTCAGCTAGTGCTTCTTGTACGTCTTGGTCGTGTTTACTGGTGTCAGCTTCGTATTTTTCTAGGTAGACACGCAAGGTCGCACCCTGTGTGCCTGTGCCGGATAGGCGGAAAATGATGCGAGAGCCGTCGGTAAACAGAATACGAATGCCTTGGTTTTGGCTCACAGAACCATCCACAGGATCAGTGTAAGCAAAATTATCTGAGCTGCTTACGGTGAGTGCACCAAAGGTTTGCCCAGCCAATTCAGGTAGTTTGTTGAGTAATGCCGCGATCAGTTCATTGGCGGGCTTAAGATCTATTTCTTCGTAGTCATGACGTGAATAATAATTGCGCCCGTATTCTGCCCAGTGTTTGCGCACAATGTTTTCGACTGAATCTTGTTTTTCTGCGAGTAAATTCAGCCAGAATAATACTGCCCACAAGCCGTCTTTTTCACGAACGTGGCTGGAACTGGTGCCGAAACTTTCTTCGCCACATAGGGTAATACGCCCAGCATCAAGTAAATTACCGAAGAATTTCCAGCCTGTTGGGGTCTCAAAATAGGGTAAGCCCAATTTCACGGCAACGCGGTCAGGTGCTTGGCTGGTGGGCATGGAACGTGCGATCCCCGCAATACCGCTGCGGTAACCCGGAATTAGGGTGGCATGGGCGGCGAGTACCGCAAGGCTGTCACTAGGGGTAACAAAAAATTGCTTTCCCAAAATCATATTGCGGTCGCCGTCACCGTCGGAAGCGGCACCAAAATCGAATTCACTTTTGCGTGCAAACAGCAATGCCATTAGTTCTTTGGCATGAGCCTGATTGGGGTCTGGATGACCGCCACCAAAGTTGGCTAGCGGTTGCCCGTGCATGACTGTGCCTTTGGGTGCGCCAAGGCGTTCCTCTAAAATGCGGTGAGCATAAGGGCCGGTCACTGCGTGCATTGCATCAAAACGCATCTTGAAGTTGTCGGATTGGAGGAGTGTGCTAATTTTGTCAAAATCAAATAGGCTTTCCATGAGTGCCATGTAATCACTGACAGAATCAATGACTTCAATAGGCATTCCATGTAATTCGTAAGTGCCAAGCTTGTCCAGAGGTATGGGTTGAATCGGTGCGATTGTATAAGCATGGATATTTTTTGAAGCTTCGTAAATAGCTTCAGTAAGCTGCTCAGGGGCAGGCCCCCCGTTACTAATATTGAATTTAATCCCAAAATCGCCGTCAGGCCCGCCTGCATTATGGCTTGCTGAAAGGATAATGCCGCCGATGGCTTGGTATTGGCGAATTAAGTGCGAAGCTGCTGGTGTTGACAGTATGCCACCCTGTCCTAGAATAACCCGCCCGAAGCCCGCTGCTGCGGTCATGCGTAAGATGATTTGAATAGCTTCGCGGTTAAAGTAACGTCCGTCACCGCCGAGTATTAGGGTGCTGCCTTCAATACCTTGTACAGTATTGAAAATGGCTTGTACAAAGGTTTGCAGGTAATCAGGTTTCTTGAAGTGTTTAACACTTTTACGCAAGCCTGATGTTCCGGGTTTTTGGTCATTGTAGGGTGTGGTTGTTACAGTTTGGATAGTCATAAGGCACCTTCGCAGGCTATTTTTGTTAGGATCAGATCAGTTTTCACGTATTATGGATTTATGTTAACCAAAGAACAACCCGCGTTATTCTCTCCTCGTCCAAAATCTTTTGCGGCACTGATGGAGATGTATGAAACCAACTATCTGCAATTGCGGTTGCTTTGTGGTGATTTGCGTGCTTTACCGTCGGAATCACGTTCGTACATAGCAGGTGGCATTCCAGTACAGTTATTAGTGTTGGATAATTCAGCGCATACGACTACGTTGTTGATGACTTATTTGTTCGACGATCAGCAACGTGATAATCGCCCTGATATGTTGATTCGTGTTTATCACGATTCGCGACAAGCGGAAGTTGTCAAACACCGTTGTCGTTTAGTGAATGAACCGATCAAGTATTGGGAAAAAGATTTAGATACGATGTTGTTATGTCGTTGGCGTATGAATAGGTTTTTGTACAAGTGGACGAATTATTTGCGTCGTCAAGGCCATGTTTTTCAGTAAAATACGATTGATATGGCATAATTTTGTGCGGATATATTTATAAAGTTATACAATATATATTATGAAAAGTAGATTTCTTGCGTTGTGTACAACTTGTAATGAAAATATTCTTGACTGAGTTACTTGGTTTATTTACAATACCAACCATTCCAGTCAGGAATTAGTACGCAGCAAGACTGTTTAAGGAGTACCCCCATGAAGCTTTCTACGAAAGGCCGTTACGCCGTTACCGCCATGATGGATCTCGCGATTCATGATCATGAGGGGCCGGTTACCTTAGCTGATATTTCGCAATGTCAAGGTATCTCATTGTCATACCTTGAACAATTGTTTGCACGTCTGCGCAAAGAGGGGTTGGTTGAGGGGGTGCGCGGTCCTGGTGGTGGTTATCGTTTAGGTCGTCCCTCTAGTCAGATCAGTATTGCAGAGATTATTAATGCAGTGGATGAGAATATTGATGTAACCCGTTGTTTAGGCGGTAAAGATTGTCAAGGCGGTGAAAAGTGTTTGACGCATCAGTTATGGGAGGATTTAAGCAATCGCCTGTACGTGTTTCTAGATGAATTAACCTTGGCTAACTTTATTAACCGCCCGGAAATTCGTGAAGTGGCTTATCGCCAAGATACTATCGCAAGCCGCATTGCAACCATGTTTCCACCGCGAGCCAGTATGAGTGCGCGGATGTAATTTTCCTGAAAAGATATGGCACAAGTGTCTGAATTTGATTTGATTCGCGATTATTTTCGTTGGGGTGGTTCACCGGATTCCGTGCGTGTCGGAGTTGGTGATGATGCTGCGATTTTGCGTGTGCCTCAAGGTTGTGAGTTGGTGGTGTCGGTGGATACGTTTAATGCAGGGATTCATTTTCCGCACGAGACTCCACCCCATGCAATCGGTTATAAAGCATTGGCGGTAAATTTAAGCGATTTGGCGGCAATGGGGGCAACACCGGCATGGTTTACATTAGCTATTTCCTTACCGCAAGCAGATACGCATTGGGTGGCGGAATTAGCACGTGGAATGCGTGAATTAGCGCAGCAGCACAATATTTTTCTGGTGGGGGGCGATACCACACGTGGCGCATTGAGCATTACGGTGCAGGTGATGGGATTTGTGCCATGTGGTGCGGGCTTATTGCGAAGTCATGCGCAACACGGCGATTTAATTGCTGTATCCGGGACATTGGGCGATGCCGCAGCGGGTTTGGCGGTAGTTCAACAGCGATTGCAGTTACCCACAGCCGCAGCGGATTATTGTGTGCACCGTTTGAATTATCCGACTCCACGTAATCCCTTGAGTGATTTGTTGTTACAATATGCACATGCGTGTATGGATATTTCTGATGGGTTAGTGGCGGATTTGGAGCATATTTTGCGAGCATCAGGCGTAGGGGCGCGTCTTGATCGTGAGCTTGTGCCTTGCTCCGCTGCATTACAACTGATGTCTGAAGCACAGCGTTTAAATTTTGCACTGAGCGGCGGTGATGATTATGAGTTATTATTTACGCTACCATCCAGTGCTTTACCAGTATTAACAAGGGCGGCCGGTTCTTTGGGTGTGCGGATTACGGTGATTGGTCAAGTAGATGAAATGCAACAAGGATTGCTTATAAATCATAGATTTTCAGATGGAAGGCGTGGTTACGAGCATTTTTCTTCAGAATGAGTCCTTGTTTGTGAAACTTCGGAAAGATAAGATTGTCTACCAATACAACAACTACTTAGGGCCTTTATTATGCAAAACAAAATGAAATTGGGGGCTGCCAGCATTACTTTGGCAGTATTGATGTCTGGTTGCGCACCGATGGCAAGCACGACACCGCAAGCGTCAGCGACGGGCGATTATAATACGGGTGGCAGTTATAACACCTCTTATAACACGACTGGGACAGCAGGGACTTACGATACCGCAGCATTGCCGAATTACGATTATAGTAGTGGTTCTGCGCCAACGGGAACAACTGCACCATCTTATTCATCGGGCTATGATAATTACTATGCAGGCAGTACGGGTTCTTCCGGCGGCAGTTATTATGATAGTGGTTCTTCCGGTGGCAGTACTGGTAGTGCCACTGGTTCTCATGCCGTACAGGTGTTGGCCAGCCCTAATATAGGTACAGCAGAGTCCATGTTAAATCAAATGCGTTCTGCGGGTTTTACTGCGGTGATTGATAATGTGGGTGGTTATTATAAGGTGAGAGTGCCCTATGGTAGTGCCAGTGAAGCGAAAGCTAGTTTAGGGCGTATTCGCAGTATTGCGCCAGATGCTTGGTATACTCCCCGTTAAGGTCAGCGATTTCGTCTCATGCCACCTCTTCACGGGGTGGCTGACTAAGACGAGTCGTGAAGCCGACTAATTTTAATGATAAAAATACGTATTATGGTCGGAAATTTGAATTTATTGAAGCTACTGTTAGCGGCTGTCTTATTGTGCTTGGCAACTGTGCTTAACGCAGGGGTTTATCGTTGGATTGATAGTGATGGCACTGTGCATTATGCGGATGTCGTGCCTCCTGCGGTTGCTTCCCAAGGGCATAGTGAGTTGAATCAGCAAGGTATGACACGCAAAACAGTAGCAGCTGCCCCTTCGCCGGAAGTGATTGCCGCGCAGCAACGTAGTGAAACCTTAGCGAAATTGCGTGCTCAAAAAGAAAACGAGCAGCAGCAACGTGATAAATACCTGTTAGCCAATTATGCCAATGTCGCGGAGTTGGAGGCAGTATTTAAAAGCAAACTGGAATTGTTAGAGAAAAATACCCAGTCCATGCAAGAGCGGCGTGATTCTTTAAAGAAACGGCTGGAAACGGTAAAAAAGCAGCTTGAGGATATTAAGGATGCCTCCCAGCGCAAAACACTGGAAGGCTATGTCAGCGAGGCGGAAACTACCTTGGGGCATTACATCCATGCTTTGCAGGAAAATCAAACTGAGCAAGATAACCTGCGTCAACATTATGACAAGGACAAAGCACGCCTGAGCGAATTGCTCAAGAAGTCACCATCGTCCCCACACCCTGATCAGTCAAAAGCTCCAGCAACACCGCGTGCGGAACCCGCCCGTCAATAATACTGGCACTTTTTGCCCCAGCGGACAGCGCGTCTGTCGCACACGCGAGCTTCGGCAACATCCCGCCTTGAATCGTGCCGTCAGCCACCAAGTCCTGAATGTCTTGTTGGGTTAAAATCTCCAGCAATACACCAGCTTTATTCAACACACCGGGGGTATTGGTGAGCAATAACAGACGTTCTGCATTCAACACTTGCGCCATTTTACCGGCGACAATATCGGCATTGATATTGTAACTCGTACCATCCGTACCCACGCCAATCGGCGCAATTACCGGAATAAAGCGGTCTTCTTCCAACATGCGCACCACGCTTGCGTCAATCTCAGTGACTTCGCCGACGTGTCCAAGGTCAATGATTTCAGAAGGTTGATCGCCAATCGCTTGACGTTCCAGCACCATTTTCTTGGCGATGATCATATTACCGTCTTTGCCGGTCAAACCGATGGCGCGTCCACCTGCTTGATTGATCATATTGACGATTTGCTTATTGACTAAACCGCCTAGCACCATTTGCACTACGTCCATCGTTTCCGCATCAGTGACACGCATTCCATCAACGAAATGGCTTTCTTTGCCGATTTGCTTGAGCAAATTACCGATTTGCGGGCCGCCGCCGTGAACCACGACCGGATTAATCCCGACTTGTTTCAGCAGCACAATGTCACGTGCGAAACTTTGTTGTAACGCAGGGTCGGTCATGGCGTTGCCGCCGTATTTGACCACAATGGTTTTGCCAGCGTATTTTTGGATGTAGGGCAGTGCCTCCATCAAAATCGCGGCGGTATTATTCGGGCTGTTGTTCATGCTTAATGTAAACCTTGTAGTTGTCACGGAAGTCGCGCAAATTATCGCCTAGCATGTGGCGAAATTGTTTACTTAAGTAATCCATGCTTTCGTCCATGTCAGCAGCGAATTCTGCGCGGTCAATGGAAGCCGAAGCCACCACAAACGCATTAAAACGGGTAGCGGCAAACAGCATTGCTGCACCAATTTTACCCGCATCGGCGGTTTCTAGCGACTGGTTAGCCATTTCAATGAATTGCTCGGCTAATTCCCAAAACTGTTGGTCATTGTCTTGGATAGAAGTCGTTTGTTTTTTACTCATGCTTAATGCGTTCCTGAATGCCCGAAGCCACCTGTGCCCCGGTCTGATTGATTGAAATCGTCCACTGCCTGCAAGCTGACTTGTACCACGGGTACAAACACCAATTGCGCGATGCGTTCGCCCGGTTCGATGGTGAAACTGTCCTGCCCACGATTCCAGCAGGAAATCAGCAATTGTCCCTGATAATCGGAGTCAATTAAACCGACCAAATTGCCCAGCACAATGCCGTGTTTATGCCCCAAACCGGAGCGTGGCAAAATCACCGCCGCTAAACCGGGGTCGCCAATGTGAATCGCTAAACCGGTTGGAATCAAAGTGGTATCACCGGGATTTAATGTAAGTGCGCTATCCAAACAGGCGCGTAAATCCATCCCGGCTGAACCCGTAGTCGCATAAGCGGGGAGGGGAAATGCCGTGCCAATGCGCGGGTCGAGGATTTTGTATTCAATGGCGGTCATGCAAACGGTTTCCGTGTGTGGTATTGCGCAGCAATAAGTTTCAACAACTCATGGGCAAGCGTGTGCTTGTCCATCTCTGGCAGCGAAGTATGCCCGTCCTTCCACACGACTTCCAGCGCGTTGGTGGGTTGATCAAACGCTTTGCCATCTGCTACAGAATTTGCCGCGATCATGTCCAGCCCTTTGCGTTCGAGTTTGCCGCGTGCGTAAGCCATGACATTGTTGGTTTCCGCCGCAAAACCAACGGTAAAAAGTTGCGGGTGGGAGCGTTTGATAGTGGCTAAGACATCCGTGGTTTTTTTCATCGCCAGTTCTAACACATCGGCGTTTTTCTTGATTTTCTGCGCTGCCACGCTGATTGGGGTGTAATCCGCAACGGCGGCGGTGGCAATAAAAATGTCCGCATCAGTGGCGTGTGCTTGGGTTGCGACTAACATATCAGCGGCGGACTCC containing:
- the thiL gene encoding thiamine-phosphate kinase, whose protein sequence is MAQVSEFDLIRDYFRWGGSPDSVRVGVGDDAAILRVPQGCELVVSVDTFNAGIHFPHETPPHAIGYKALAVNLSDLAAMGATPAWFTLAISLPQADTHWVAELARGMRELAQQHNIFLVGGDTTRGALSITVQVMGFVPCGAGLLRSHAQHGDLIAVSGTLGDAAAGLAVVQQRLQLPTAAADYCVHRLNYPTPRNPLSDLLLQYAHACMDISDGLVADLEHILRASGVGARLDRELVPCSAALQLMSEAQRLNFALSGGDDYELLFTLPSSALPVLTRAAGSLGVRITVIGQVDEMQQGLLINHRFSDGRRGYEHFSSE
- a CDS encoding DUF1249 domain-containing protein; its protein translation is MLTKEQPALFSPRPKSFAALMEMYETNYLQLRLLCGDLRALPSESRSYIAGGIPVQLLVLDNSAHTTTLLMTYLFDDQQRDNRPDMLIRVYHDSRQAEVVKHRCRLVNEPIKYWEKDLDTMLLCRWRMNRFLYKWTNYLRRQGHVFQ
- the greA gene encoding transcription elongation factor GreA, translating into MSTRPPLTLKGSERLKAELQRLKMEERPQIIQAIATAREHGDLKENAEYHAAREQQSFCEGRIKELESTLSMAQVIDVVAVGAMNPGKVVFGATVQLEEVETGETITYQIVGDIEADIKHNRVAVSSPIARAMIGKEEGDVAVVQAPGGVREYEIVEVNYQ
- a CDS encoding alpha-D-glucose phosphate-specific phosphoglucomutase, with protein sequence MTIQTVTTTPYNDQKPGTSGLRKSVKHFKKPDYLQTFVQAIFNTVQGIEGSTLILGGDGRYFNREAIQIILRMTAAAGFGRVILGQGGILSTPAASHLIRQYQAIGGIILSASHNAGGPDGDFGIKFNISNGGPAPEQLTEAIYEASKNIHAYTIAPIQPIPLDKLGTYELHGMPIEVIDSVSDYMALMESLFDFDKISTLLQSDNFKMRFDAMHAVTGPYAHRILEERLGAPKGTVMHGQPLANFGGGHPDPNQAHAKELMALLFARKSEFDFGAASDGDGDRNMILGKQFFVTPSDSLAVLAAHATLIPGYRSGIAGIARSMPTSQAPDRVAVKLGLPYFETPTGWKFFGNLLDAGRITLCGEESFGTSSSHVREKDGLWAVLFWLNLLAEKQDSVENIVRKHWAEYGRNYYSRHDYEEIDLKPANELIAALLNKLPELAGQTFGALTVSSSDNFAYTDPVDGSVSQNQGIRILFTDGSRIIFRLSGTGTQGATLRVYLEKYEADTSKHDQDVQEALADLLAIAEQVAQIQAFTGREAANVIT
- a CDS encoding Fe-S cluster assembly transcription factor, which gives rise to MKLSTKGRYAVTAMMDLAIHDHEGPVTLADISQCQGISLSYLEQLFARLRKEGLVEGVRGPGGGYRLGRPSSQISIAEIINAVDENIDVTRCLGGKDCQGGEKCLTHQLWEDLSNRLYVFLDELTLANFINRPEIREVAYRQDTIASRIATMFPPRASMSARM
- a CDS encoding adenosylcobinamide-GDP ribazoletransferase produces the protein MKALWRSFQVAVAMLTRLPAPPIESFTAEEKGRGLIWLPIIGALMGGVLAATAVWLLPDVEPILASVILLTLWLFVSELHHLDALAQCVSGWLFGNAVDTDADTLPSNHLGVVGVIALVMMMKFSALAVLLEYDNWIYILLAPVIARFLVIALIGFTPVARNEVLAHEFNIEFPYVALFLWLLVAIPAALVIGMPMFVMFVALLLLRFRMMRHSGGVTWPSIGASIVLLETLGLFGAAVLA
- a CDS encoding SPOR domain-containing protein is translated as MQNKMKLGAASITLAVLMSGCAPMASTTPQASATGDYNTGGSYNTSYNTTGTAGTYDTAALPNYDYSSGSAPTGTTAPSYSSGYDNYYAGSTGSSGGSYYDSGSSGGSTGSATGSHAVQVLASPNIGTAESMLNQMRSAGFTAVIDNVGGYYKVRVPYGSASEAKASLGRIRSIAPDAWYTPR
- the dut gene encoding dUTP diphosphatase; the encoded protein is MTAIEYKILDPRIGTAFPLPAYATTGSAGMDLRACLDSALTLNPGDTTLIPTGLAIHIGDPGLAAVILPRSGLGHKHGIVLGNLVGLIDSDYQGQLLISCWNRGQDSFTIEPGERIAQLVFVPVVQVSLQAVDDFNQSDRGTGGFGHSGTH
- a CDS encoding DUF3144 domain-containing protein, with amino-acid sequence MSKKQTTSIQDNDQQFWELAEQFIEMANQSLETADAGKIGAAMLFAATRFNAFVVASASIDRAEFAADMDESMDYLSKQFRHMLGDNLRDFRDNYKVYIKHEQQPE
- the argB gene encoding acetylglutamate kinase → MNNSPNNTAAILMEALPYIQKYAGKTIVVKYGGNAMTDPALQQSFARDIVLLKQVGINPVVVHGGGPQIGNLLKQIGKESHFVDGMRVTDAETMDVVQMVLGGLVNKQIVNMINQAGGRAIGLTGKDGNMIIAKKMVLERQAIGDQPSEIIDLGHVGEVTEIDASVVRMLEEDRFIPVIAPIGVGTDGTSYNINADIVAGKMAQVLNAERLLLLTNTPGVLNKAGVLLEILTQQDIQDLVADGTIQGGMLPKLACATDALSAGAKSASIIDGRVPHAVLLELLTDQGVGTMVTS
- a CDS encoding DUF4124 domain-containing protein, giving the protein MIKIRIMVGNLNLLKLLLAAVLLCLATVLNAGVYRWIDSDGTVHYADVVPPAVASQGHSELNQQGMTRKTVAAAPSPEVIAAQQRSETLAKLRAQKENEQQQRDKYLLANYANVAELEAVFKSKLELLEKNTQSMQERRDSLKKRLETVKKQLEDIKDASQRKTLEGYVSEAETTLGHYIHALQENQTEQDNLRQHYDKDKARLSELLKKSPSSPHPDQSKAPATPRAEPARQ